One Centroberyx gerrardi isolate f3 chromosome 2, fCenGer3.hap1.cur.20231027, whole genome shotgun sequence DNA window includes the following coding sequences:
- the gsna gene encoding gelsolin a, with amino-acid sequence MAAYHPEFERAGQQPGLQVWRIEKFDLVPVPQNLYGGFYTGDAYLILNTIKQRSGNLQYDLHFWLGDFCTQDESGSAAIFTVQMDDYLGGKPIQYREVQGYESKAFLGYFKSGIKYMKGGVASGFKHVVTNEVIMQRVLQVKGRRVVRATEVPVSWDSFNQGDCFILDLGGEIYQWCGSQSNRFEKLKATQVAKGIRDNERSGRARVYVCDEGAEREKMIEVLGDKPDLPEGVSDDIKADASNRKMAKLYKVSNGTGDMTIALVAAENPFSQSALESSDCFILDHGSDGKIFVWKGKDANMEERKAAMKAADDFIKKMGYPKHTQVQILPEMGETPLFKQFFKNWRDKDQTEGLGVAYISNSIAKIEKVAFDAATLHDSPAMAAQHGMVDDGNGEKQIWRIEGADKVAVDPSTYGQFYGGDSYIILYNYHHGGRQGHIIYMWQGMDSSQDEIGASAILGAQLDDELGGGPVQVRVVQGKEPAHLMSLFGGQPMVVYKGGTSRDGGQSAPAETRLFQVRSNSAGHTRAVELDAAASNLNSNDAFILVSPGGSFMWVGQGASDTEKQGAQQLCGILGVSASELPEGGESDDFWEALGGKAEYRTSTRLKDKMDAHPPRLFACSNKTGNFVIEEVPGEITQDDLATDDVMILDTWDQVFVWIGNEAHEEEKTEAMTSAVRYIETDPANRDRRTPIVKIKQGFEPPTFTGWFLGWDHDYWTTDPLERAMAELAL; translated from the exons ATGGCAGCGTACCACCCAGAGTTCGAGCGGGCCGGGCAGCAGCCAGGCCTCCAGGTGTGGAGGATTGAGAAGTTTGACCTGGTGCCGGTTCCACAGAATCTGTACGGCGGTTTCTACACCGGAGATGCCTACCTCATCCTCAACACCATCAAGCAGCGCTCCGGGAACCTGCAGTACGACCTCCACTTCTGGCTCG GTGATTTCTGCACCCAGGATGAGAGCGGCTCGGCGGCCATCTTCACAGTCCAGATGGACGACTACCTGGGAGGGAAACCCATCCAGTACCGCGAGGTCCAGGGATACGAGTCCAAAGCCTTTCTGGGCTACTTCAAGTCCGGAATCAAATACATG AAAGGGGGCGTGGCGTCTGGGTTCAAGCACGTCGTCACCAACGAGGTGATTATGCAGCGGGTGCTCCAGGTCAAAGGTCGTCGTGTTGTCCGGGCAACGGAGGTGCCAGTCAGCTGGGACAGCTTCAACCAGGGAGACTGCTTCATTCTGGACCTGGGTGGT GAGATTTACCAGTGGTGTGGATCCCAGAGCAACCGCTTTGAGAAGCTGAAGGCCACTCAGGTCGCCAAGGGCATACGAGACAACGAGCGCAGTGGGAGAGCCCGGGTTTACGTCTGTGATGAaggggcggagagagagaagatgataGAG GTCCTCGGTGATAAACCAGATCTGCCTGAAGGAGTCTCTGATGACATCAAAGCTGACGCCTCAAACCGCAAAATGGCCAAACTCTACAAA gtGTCCAATGGCACTGGAGACATGACCATCGCCCTGGTGGCAGCAGAGAACCCGTTCTCCCAGAGTGCCTTGGAGTCCAGCGACTGCTTCATTTTGGACCATGGGTCTGATGGCAAGATCTTCGTCTGGAAAG GCAAAGACGCCAACATGGAGGAGCGAAAGGCAGCCATGAAGGCGGCGGACGATTTCATCAAGAAGATGGGCTATCCCAAACACACCCAGGTGCAGATCCTGCCGGAGATGGGCGAGACGCCGCTTTTCAAGCAGTTCTTCAAGAACTGGCGGGACAAGGACCAGACAGAGGGCCTGGGCGTGGCCTACATCTCTAACAGCATCGCCAAGATTGAAAAAGTGGCTTTCGACGCCGCCACCCTTCACGACTCGCCCGCCATGGCCGCCCAGCACGGCATGGTGGATGACGGCAATGGAGAGAAACAG ATCTGGCGTATTGAGGGAGCGGACAAGGTGGCGGTGGACCCGTCCACATATGGACAGTTCTACGGAGGAGACAGCTACATCATCCTGTATAACTACCACCATGGAGGACGCCAGGGACACATCATCTACATGTG GCAGGGAATGGACTCCAGTCAGGATGAGATCGGGGCGTCGGCCATCCTCGGCGCCCAGCTGGATGACGAGCTCGGCGGCGGGCCTGTGCAG gtgaggGTGGTCCAAGGTAAGGAGCCGGCCCATTTGATGAGTTTGTTTGGAGGGCAGCCCATGGTGGTGTATAAGGGAGGCACGTCCAGAGACGGAGGTCAGTCCGCCCCGGCCGAAACCCGCCTCTTCCAGGTGCGCTCCAACTCAGCGGGACACACGAGAGCTGTGGAG CTTGACGCTGCGGCCTCCAACCTGAACTCCAACGATGCTTTCATCCTGGTGAGTCCCGGAGGCTCCTTCATGTGGGTCGGACAGGGAGCCAGCGACACGGAGAAACAGGGAGCGCAGCAGCTGTGTGGCATCCTGGGAGTTTCTGCCTCCGAGCTgcctgagggaggagagagcg aTGACTTCTGGGAGGCGCTGGGAGGAAAGGCGGAGTACCGCACCTCCACCAGACTGAAGGACAAGATGGACGCTCATCCACCCAGGCTCTTCGCCTGCTCCAACAAGACTGGAAACTTCGTC ATTGAGGAGGTGCCCGGGGAGATCACCCAGGACGACCTCGccactgatgatgtcatgatcCTGGACACCTGGGATCAG GTGTTCGTCTGGATCGGCAATGAAGCCCACGAGGAAGAGAAGACTGAAGCGATGACCTCAG CGGTGCGTTACATCGAGACAGATCCCGCCAACCGAGACCGCAGGACTCCCATCGTGAAGATCAAGCAGGGCTTCGAGCCTCCGACCTTCACCGGCTGGTTCCTGGGCTGGGACCACGACTACTGGACCACCGACCCGCTAGAGCGGGCCATGGCCGAACTGGCGCTGTGA